The Streptomyces laurentii region CGCGAACGACCTGGGGAGGGGCACGTGCGCGACTACTCGGACGTCGTCGTGGTGGGAGCCGGAATCGCCGGTCTCGCGGCGGCTCATCAGCTGACCACGGCGGGGCTCTCGGTCACGGTCCTGGAGGCCGCGCCGCACGTCGGCGGCCGGCTGGCGACCGACGTCGTCGACGGCTTCCGGCTGGACCGGCTCGGGCCGCTGTTCACGTCGCCGGAGGTGGCGGGCGTCCCGTTGCGGCCGTTCACGCCGGGTGTGCTGGTGCATCAGGACGGACGGTACGGACGGTGGGGCGCGCCGCACGCGCGCTGGAGCCCACGGGGCACGACGGGTGGCCGGGGCGCGGCGGTGCCGTGGGGCACGACGGGCGCACGGAGCACGACCGGCGTACGGGCCGCGGGCGGCGGCGCCCGCGGGGTGGCGCGCGCGCTGGCCGGCGCGCCCCGCAATCCGGCGGCGTCGCTGGACCAGGCGCGGCTCGGCGCCTCGCTGGTGCGGCTCGCCACGACGCCGGCGCAGCGGATCCTGACCCGCGCCGAGCGGACGGCCCGGGAGGCCCTGACGGTCCGGCTGCCCGGCCGTACGGTCCACGGGGTGCTGCGTCCGCTGCTCGGCGCGCTGCTGGGCGATCCGGACATGGCGACGTCCAGCCGGCGCGCGGATCTGGCGCTGCGGTCCTTCGCGCGGGGCCGGCTGGGAGTACCCGAGGGCGGTTCGGGCGCGCTGCTGGAGCGGCTGGTGGCGGCGCTGCCGCCGGGCACGGTGCGGACCGGGGTGCGGGTCACGGAGGCGTCGATCTCGCGGGTGACGACGGCGGAGCACGGGGTGTTCCGGTGCCGTTCGGTGGTGGTGGCGACGGGCGGCCGGTCGGCGGCGGAGCTGCTGCCGGGGCTGCGGGTGCCGGAGTACCGGGCGGCGACGGTGGTGCACCACGCGGCACCGCTGGCGCCGATGTCCGAGCCGGTGCTGCTCCTGGAATCGGATCCGGGCGGCCCGGTGGCGTACACGGCGGTGATGAGCGCGGTCGATCCGGCACGGGCCCCGGCGGGCCGGGCCCTGGTCACGTCGACGGTGCTGGGCGGGCCGCCGGACGGCGACGACACCGAGCGCCGGGTGCGCAAGCATCTGGCGACGCTGTACGGGGTGTCCACGGACGACTGGGAGCCGCTGGCGGTGCGGCACACCCGGGACGCGTTCCCGGTGATGCGCCCGCCGTTCGACCCCGAGCGCCCGGTACGGGTCCTGTCGGGCCTGTACGTGTGCGGTGACCACCGGGCGACGGGCACCCCGTTCGGCGCGCTCACGTCCGCCGGCCGCGCCGCCACCGCGCTCCTCGCGGACCTGGGCGCGCGTCCGGCCGAGCCGTCCCGGCCGGACGCGTCGGCGGCGTAGTCCCAAGCCGGGCCGCGAAGAGCCCAGGCCCCCGAGATCAGCCCAGCGCGGCCACCCGGTCGCGGTAGGTGCGGACCGCGGGGGCGTCGCGGTACGGCTCCAGGCGGCGTTCGAAGTCGCGTACGTACTCCACCGCCCGCGCCGACCGCATCTCCGCGGCCTGCTGCGCCGCCTCCGCGCCGAGGGCGCACGCCTGGTCCAGCTCGCCGAGCGCGAGCCGGGCCGAGGCGAGCACCACCCGGCAGAACAGCCGGCTGCGGGCGTGGCCGGGGCCGCGGAGCTGGAGCGCGCGTTCGGCGTGCTGGGCCGCGGCCCGGTACTGCTGGAGGTCGCGGTGGCAGTGCCCGAAGTCGTCGGCGAGCTGGGCCTCGTCGTAGAACTTGGCCCAGTACGGCACCTCGTCGCCCGGCCTGGCCGCGTCCAGCGCGCGTTCGGCGCGGGCGAGGGCCGCCCCGCAGGCGCGCGCCTCGCCGAGCACGCCGTGCCCGCGCGCCTCGACCGCGTGCAGCAGGGCCTGGACGACGGGCGGCGCGGCCGAGCCGACGCCCTGCTGGGCGACCCGGGCGAGCTGGACGGCCTCGCGGCCGTGCCCGAGGTAGACGGCCTGGTGACTCATGGTGATGAGGACGTACGAGCCGTACGCCCGGTCGCCGGCGGCCTGGGCGAGCCTCAGCGCCTGGACGAAGTACCGCTGGGCGAGCCCGTGCGCGGCGATGTCGTACGAGGTCCAGCCGGCCAGCCGGGTGAGGTCGGCGACCGCGCCGAACAGCCGGCGCCCGACGCTCTCGCCGTAGGTGCCGCGCAGCATCGGCTCGGCCTCGTGTTCGAGGTAGCGGACCAGGGCCTGGCGGGCGTGGCCGCCGCCGTAGGCCTGGTCGAGGGTGCGGAACAGTTCGCCGACGGAGCGCAGCGCGGCGATGTCGCCGCTGGAGACCCGCTGTCCGGGGCCCCGGTCGGTGCCGCGCTGGCGGGGCAGCCCGTACCGGCCCTGCGGCGGGACCCGCGGCTCGGCACCCGTACCGGATCCGGTGCCTCCGCCGGAAGCGCCCGGCGCCCCGCCGCCCGGATCACCGCGGGCCACGCGCTCGTCGGCGCGGCCGATCAGCCAGTCGCGGCTGGGCACGACGAGCCCGGCCGGGGTGAAGGCGATCTTGCGCAGTTCGGCGTGGCTGCCGGAGTCCTTGCGCCACAGGCCGCTGACGATGTCGACGGCCTCCTCGGGGGTCGCGGCGAACTCCAGGCCCGCGTAGACGGGCGCGCAGGCGTCGAGTCCCAGGTCCTGGGCGGACAGCCGGCGGCCGAGCCGGCGGGTGAAGACCTCGGCGATCAGGGCCGGGGTGGTGCCGCGTGGCTGCTGGCCGCGCAGCCATCGGGTCACCGAGGTCTTGTCGTACCGCAGGTCGAGTCCGTGCTCCAGGCCGAGCTGGTCCACCCGCCTGGCGAGACCCGCGTTCGAGAAGCCGGCTTCGGCGATGAGCGCGGCGAGCTGGCGGTTCGGCATGCGCTGCGAGGGTCGTTCCGTCATCAGCTGTGCGGTCTCCTGCCTTCCGGGCCCGGGGTGGCAGCCCGTATGGACCTATATGGCCCTCATGGAACGGCGCGAATTTAGCCCTCTTCACCGCGTTTACCGGCAGCTTTTCCGCACATTCATCCGATCGTGTGAGGATCGGCGACCCGCTGACGCGGCCTCCCGCGCGACCCCGGAACACCCTCCCGCCCCGCCGTGGCCCGGCTCCCGCCCCGCGCACCTGCCCGGGGGCGGCCGGTCATACCGCCGTACAGTTGCGTCGGCGTGATTGACGCATGGCGCCGAGCCGGCTCCCGCCCCGGGACGACCCCCGGAACCCGGCTCCGGCACCCAGGAGGAGGCATGGCCGTGAGTGAGCTGCGATTCGTCCGTGTGGGCTTCGGCGAGGACGCCGTCGACTACCAGGTGGCGTGGGACAAGCAGCGCGAGGTGCACGCCGCCCGGTTCGCGGACGAGATCGAGGACACCTGCCTGCTCCTCGAACACCCGCCCGTGTACACCGCCGGCCGGCGCACCGAGGACAGCGAACGACCGCTGGACGGGACGCCCGTGGTGGACGTGGACCGCGGCGGCAAGATCACCTGGCACGGCCCCGGCCAGCTGGTCGGCTACCCGATCATGAAGCTGCCCCGCCCGGTCGACGTGGTCGCGCACGTGCGCCGCCTGGAGGAGGCGCTGATCCGTACCGCCGCCGGCTTCGGCCTGGAGACCACCCGCATCGAGGGCCGCAGCGGCGTCTGGGTGCTCGGCGACCCCGTCGAGTCCCGCCCGGCGATCGGCGGCCTGTCTCTGGACCTCGCCCCCGGGATCGAGCCGGCGGCCGACCCCCGGCTCACGGACAGCGAGTTCGACCCGCGGCTCAACGGCCCCGAGTACGCCCCGTCCAACGCCGGCCAGCGCCGCGAGGACCGCAAGCTCGCGGCCATCGGCATCCGGGTCGCCAAGGGCGTGACGATGCACGGCTTCTCGTTCAACGTGAACCCGGACAACACCTGGTTCGACCGGATCATCCCGTGCGGCATCCGCGACGCCGGCGTCGCCTCGCTCGCGAACGAACTGGGCCGCGACATCACGATCGAGGAAGTCCTCCCGGTCGTCGAACGGCATCTGCGCGACGTGATGGCCGAGGCGACGCCGAAGCCGCGGGACGTCGAGGCGGAACAGCGGGCCGTACACGAGCACGAGCGGGCCTCGGCCTGAGGAATGCCAGGCTCGGGCCAGAGGTTGGCCAGAGCGTCAAGGCATAAGAAGCAACGGGCGTACCCTGGTGTGCGCCGAAGAATCGAAGCTACAGGAGCCGATGTGTCCGCAGTCGCACCCGACGGACGCAAGATGCTGCGCCTGGAGGTCCGGAACAGCCAGACCCCCATCGAGCGCAAGCCCGAGTGGATCAAGACCCGGGCGAAGATGGGGCCCGAGTACACGAAGATGCAGAGTCTCGTGAAGAGCGAGGGCCTGCACACGGTCTGCCAGGAGGCGGGCTGTCCCAACATCTTCGAGTGCTGGGAGGACCGCGAGGCGACCTTCCTCATCGGTGGCGACCAGTGCACCCGGCGCTGCGACTTCTGCCAGATCGACACCGGCAAGCCGCAGGCCCTGGACCGGGACGAGCCGCGCCGCGTGGGCGAGTCCGTCGTCACGATGGACCTGAACTACGCCACCATCACCGGCGTCGCGCGCGACGACCTGGAGGACGGCGGCGCCTGGCTGTACGCGGAGACCGTGCGCCAGATCCACCAGCAGACCGCGGAGCGCGCCGCCGGCCGCACCAAGGTCGAGCTGCTCGCCCCCGACTTCAACGCGGTGCCGGAGCTGCTCCAGCAGGTCTTCGATTCCCGCCCCGAGGTCTTCGCGCACAACGTCGAGACGGTGCCGCGGATCTTCAAGCGGATCCGTCCGGGCTTCCGGTACGAGCG contains the following coding sequences:
- a CDS encoding oxidoreductase (Flavin containing amine oxidoreductase; pfam01593;~identified by MetaGeneAnnotator; putative;~oxidoreductase [Streptomyces griseoflavus Tu4000]); the protein is MRDYSDVVVVGAGIAGLAAAHQLTTAGLSVTVLEAAPHVGGRLATDVVDGFRLDRLGPLFTSPEVAGVPLRPFTPGVLVHQDGRYGRWGAPHARWSPRGTTGGRGAAVPWGTTGARSTTGVRAAGGGARGVARALAGAPRNPAASLDQARLGASLVRLATTPAQRILTRAERTAREALTVRLPGRTVHGVLRPLLGALLGDPDMATSSRRADLALRSFARGRLGVPEGGSGALLERLVAALPPGTVRTGVRVTEASISRVTTAEHGVFRCRSVVVATGGRSAAELLPGLRVPEYRAATVVHHAAPLAPMSEPVLLLESDPGGPVAYTAVMSAVDPARAPAGRALVTSTVLGGPPDGDDTERRVRKHLATLYGVSTDDWEPLAVRHTRDAFPVMRPPFDPERPVRVLSGLYVCGDHRATGTPFGALTSAGRAATALLADLGARPAEPSRPDASAA
- a CDS encoding regulatory protein (TPR motif;~Tetratricopeptide repeat domain; typically contains34 amino acids [WLF]-X(2)-[LIM]-[GAS]-X(2)-[YLF]-X(8)-[ASE]-X(3)-[FYL]-X(2)-[ASL]-X(4)-[PKE] is the consensus sequence; found in a variety of organisms including bacteria, cyanobacteria, yeast, fungi; cl02429;~binding surface;~identified by MetaGeneAnnotator; putative;~regulatory protein [Streptomyces cattleya NRRL 8057 = DSM46488]) — translated: MTERPSQRMPNRQLAALIAEAGFSNAGLARRVDQLGLEHGLDLRYDKTSVTRWLRGQQPRGTTPALIAEVFTRRLGRRLSAQDLGLDACAPVYAGLEFAATPEEAVDIVSGLWRKDSGSHAELRKIAFTPAGLVVPSRDWLIGRADERVARGDPGGGAPGASGGGTGSGTGAEPRVPPQGRYGLPRQRGTDRGPGQRVSSGDIAALRSVGELFRTLDQAYGGGHARQALVRYLEHEAEPMLRGTYGESVGRRLFGAVADLTRLAGWTSYDIAAHGLAQRYFVQALRLAQAAGDRAYGSYVLITMSHQAVYLGHGREAVQLARVAQQGVGSAAPPVVQALLHAVEARGHGVLGEARACGAALARAERALDAARPGDEVPYWAKFYDEAQLADDFGHCHRDLQQYRAAAQHAERALQLRGPGHARSRLFCRVVLASARLALGELDQACALGAEAAQQAAEMRSARAVEYVRDFERRLEPYRDAPAVRTYRDRVAALG
- a CDS encoding lipoyltransferase (identified by MetaGeneAnnotator; putative;~lipoate-protein ligase B; Provisional;~lipoyltransferase [Streptomyces hygroscopicus subsp. jinggangensis TL01]), with the protein product MAVSELRFVRVGFGEDAVDYQVAWDKQREVHAARFADEIEDTCLLLEHPPVYTAGRRTEDSERPLDGTPVVDVDRGGKITWHGPGQLVGYPIMKLPRPVDVVAHVRRLEEALIRTAAGFGLETTRIEGRSGVWVLGDPVESRPAIGGLSLDLAPGIEPAADPRLTDSEFDPRLNGPEYAPSNAGQRREDRKLAAIGIRVAKGVTMHGFSFNVNPDNTWFDRIIPCGIRDAGVASLANELGRDITIEEVLPVVERHLRDVMAEATPKPRDVEAEQRAVHEHERASA
- a CDS encoding lipoyl synthase (FeS/SAM binding site;~Radical SAM superfamily. Enzymes ofthis family generate radicals by combining a 4Fe-4S cluster and S-adenosylmethionine (SAM) in close proximity. They are characterized by aconserved CxxxCxxC motif, which coordinates the conserved iron-sulfur cluster; cd01335;~identified by MetaGeneAnnotator; putative;~lipoyl synthase [Streptomyces sp. AA4];~lipoyl synthase; Provisional), coding for MSAVAPDGRKMLRLEVRNSQTPIERKPEWIKTRAKMGPEYTKMQSLVKSEGLHTVCQEAGCPNIFECWEDREATFLIGGDQCTRRCDFCQIDTGKPQALDRDEPRRVGESVVTMDLNYATITGVARDDLEDGGAWLYAETVRQIHQQTAERAAGRTKVELLAPDFNAVPELLQQVFDSRPEVFAHNVETVPRIFKRIRPGFRYERSLDVITQARDYGLVTKSNLILGMGETREEISEALQQLHDAGCELITITQYLRPSVRHHPVERWVKPQEFVELKEEADEIGFSGVMSGPLVRSSYRAGRLYQQAMERRGETAGAATAVANATQAV